The Zootoca vivipara chromosome 16, rZooViv1.1, whole genome shotgun sequence genome has a segment encoding these proteins:
- the XPA gene encoding DNA repair protein complementing XP-A cells has product MSWAPLTFAERLKAAGRRFLSLNPAMEPPAPEVEKPALSAAMRAKIERNRQRALMLRQARLATRPYPPTGEGSSKVKAPPKTIDTGGGFFLEEEEEDEHTAEKVVHLPGPVLEFDYIICEECGKEFMDSYLMNHFDLATCDNCRDVEEKHKLITRSEAKQEYLLKDCDLDKREPVLRFILKKNPHNPRWGDMKLYLKLQVIKRSLEIWGSEEALEEAKESRQDNREKLKQKKFDKKVKELRRAVRSSVWKKDTSLHQHDYGAEEMIDEDLYKKTCTTCGHGLTYEKM; this is encoded by the exons ATGTCTTGGGCGCCTCTCACTTTTGCAGAAAGGCTGAAAGCGGCTGGCAGAAG ATTTCTGTCTCTGAATCCGGCCATGGAACCTCCTGCTCCTGAAGTGGAGAAACCCGCACTCTCTGCCGCGATGAGGGCAAAGATAGAGCGGAATCGCCAGCGGGCACTGatgctgaggcaggcaaggctgGCTACTAGGCCTTACCCTCCTACCGGCGAAG GCAGTTCCAAAGTGAAAGCACCTCCAAAAACAATAGATACCGGGGGAGGTTTCtttcttgaagaggaggaggaagatgaacaCACAGCAGAGAAAGTTGTGCATCTCCCTG ggcCTGTGTTAGAATTTGATTACATTATTTGTGAAGAATGTGGTAAAGAATTCATGGATTCCTACCTCATGAACCACTTTGATCTAGCAACATGTGATAATTGCAG AGATGTTGAAGAAAAGCATAAACTCATAACAAGGAGTGAAGCCAAGCAAGAGTATCTTCTGAAAGACTGCGATTTAGACAAGAGAGAACCGGTGCTAAGATTTATTCTGAAGAAAAACCCTCATAATCCGCGATGGGGTGACATGAAACTTTACTTAAAGCTACAG GTGATCAAGCGCTCTCTTGAAATCTGGGGTAGCGAAGAAGCGTTAGAAGAAGCGAAGGAAAGCAGACAAGACAACAGAGagaagttgaaacaaaaaaagtttgaTAAGAAAGTTAAAG AACTGCGACGAGCTGTAAGGAGTAGCGTATGGAAAAAAGATACAAGTCTTCATCAACATGACTACGGAGCTGAAGAAATGATAGACGAAGACCTATACAAGAAAACCTGCACGACGTGTGGTCATGGATTAACATATGAAAAAATGTAG